Proteins encoded by one window of Chondromyces crocatus:
- a CDS encoding serine/threonine-protein kinase, which translates to MVTLQPGTQVDRYIVEDVLGKGTTGCVYRARDTRLGRRVAIKVLSPELSQSAQGAEAAARLRREAYAIAALEHPNAVQVFDFGESFAGPYIAMELIDGNSLRVWLGAPEVSTALKLRWLADAARALGAAHRAGIIHRDVKPDNILVRNDGMVKVLDFGIAQGGGDPQTLRRLTVEGRIVGTPAYMSPEQLFDRPLDGRSDQFSLGITAYELLSGGLPWSGVESVPDLMVKIVSQEIRDIPDPVGDLPPVVKMALLRTLKKNAAERFPTMEELVQVLDPWTAGAQAPAAAARQVVSYRSSPPPAHPSPRPHAPSYPPAQAVHHPRAASRSAVHASSPPGPPGPPGQPGQRGSAASYPSSPPPATAGAHGGREGSEARGASRSSKAPPSSAAPGETRSLRRLVIGFSLGAAATVALALALLSRYAPPTPAIDTATPASTGSAEP; encoded by the coding sequence ATGGTGACGCTCCAACCGGGAACGCAGGTCGATCGGTACATTGTCGAGGACGTGCTCGGCAAGGGGACGACCGGCTGCGTGTACCGTGCGCGGGACACTCGCCTCGGGCGACGCGTGGCGATCAAGGTGCTCTCGCCCGAGCTGAGTCAGAGCGCGCAAGGCGCCGAAGCGGCGGCGCGGCTGCGCCGGGAGGCGTACGCGATCGCGGCGCTCGAGCACCCGAACGCGGTGCAGGTGTTCGACTTCGGCGAGTCGTTCGCGGGGCCATACATCGCGATGGAGCTGATCGATGGCAACAGCCTGCGGGTCTGGCTCGGCGCGCCCGAAGTCTCGACGGCGCTGAAGCTGCGCTGGCTCGCGGACGCCGCGCGCGCGCTGGGGGCGGCGCACCGCGCAGGGATCATCCACCGCGACGTGAAGCCCGACAACATCCTGGTGCGCAACGACGGGATGGTGAAGGTGCTCGACTTCGGCATCGCTCAGGGAGGCGGTGATCCACAGACGCTGCGGCGCCTCACCGTCGAGGGGCGAATCGTGGGCACGCCGGCCTACATGTCTCCGGAGCAGCTCTTCGATCGGCCGCTCGACGGTCGCAGCGATCAGTTCTCGCTGGGCATCACGGCCTACGAGCTCTTGAGCGGCGGTTTGCCGTGGAGCGGCGTGGAGAGCGTGCCGGATCTGATGGTGAAGATCGTGAGCCAGGAGATCCGCGACATCCCCGACCCGGTGGGCGATCTGCCGCCGGTGGTGAAGATGGCGCTGCTCCGCACGCTGAAGAAGAACGCCGCGGAGCGGTTCCCGACCATGGAGGAGCTGGTCCAGGTGCTCGATCCCTGGACGGCCGGCGCGCAGGCCCCGGCGGCCGCTGCGCGCCAGGTCGTGTCATACCGCTCGTCGCCCCCCCCAGCGCATCCGTCACCTCGGCCGCACGCGCCGTCTTACCCGCCTGCGCAAGCCGTCCATCATCCACGGGCTGCGTCTCGCTCTGCCGTGCACGCTTCTTCGCCGCCGGGACCACCGGGACCGCCGGGGCAGCCAGGGCAGAGGGGGTCGGCCGCATCGTATCCCTCGTCGCCGCCGCCAGCGACGGCAGGGGCCCACGGTGGACGCGAAGGAAGCGAGGCGCGCGGGGCGAGTCGGTCGAGCAAGGCACCGCCGTCCTCGGCTGCGCCCGGAGAGACGCGCTCGCTGCGGCGTCTCGTCATCGGCTTCAGTCTCGGGGCGGCGGCCACGGTCGCGCTGGCGCTGGCGCTGCTCTCGCGGTACGCGCCACCCACGCCCGCCATCGACACGGCGACCCCGGCCTCCACGGGCTCGGCTGAGCCCTGA